A single region of the Hyphomicrobiales bacterium genome encodes:
- the nrdA gene encoding Ribonucleoside-diphosphate reductase subunit alpha, whose translation MSLTTETEARSSRSPAIAAGTPRAAAEPGYQLIRRNGAVTPFDPSKIAVALTKAFLAVEGSGAAASRRVHDIVADLTDQIVAALTRRVDAGRTFHIEDVQDQVELALMRSEHPKVARAYVLYREERARERARAASETTVTAAQTRLHMKNTNGELVPLDEARLAAIIAEACAGLEGVTPEAILAEARRNLYDGISRDELALAPILAARTLVETEPDYAKVSARLLNDKLRREALSFVFGRAEEATQAEMAERYPSYFHAYVKTGIDNELLDPELARFDLTRLAAALKPERDLNFDYLGFQTLYDRYFLHVRGTRIELAQAFFMRVAMGVALREVDREEKAIEFYNLLSSFHFMCSTPTLFNAGTRRSQLASCFLTTVSDDLDGIFKAIKDNALLAKYSGGLGNDWTPVRGLGAHIKGTNGESQGVVPFLKVANDTAIAVNQGGKRKGAVCAYLETWHVDIEEFLDLRKNTGDDRRRTHDMNTANWVPDLFMQRVEADGPWTLFSPDEVPDLHDHYGAAFRDTYEAYEAKASRGEMKVFKQVRALDLWRRMLTMLFETGHPWLTFKDPCNIRSPQGHAGVVHSSNLCTEITLNTSHDEVAVCNLGSVNLAVHVTATGLDMEKLARTIKTAMRMLDNVIDINFYTIPEARRSNLRHRPIGLGLMGFQDALQTLRIPYGSEAAVTFADESMEAISFHAIASSVDLAAERGRYSSFEGSLWSRGILPIDSVNLLAESRGVARGEALGEGVFERSARLDWEGLRQRVVTTGMRNSNTMAIAPTATISNICGVSQSIEPAYQNLFVKSNMSGDFTVVNAALVRDLKARGLWDEVMVSDLKYFDGSVGQIDRVPDDLKALYATAFEIDSAWLIEAAARRQKWIDQSQSLNLYIANPSGRKLDTLYRLAWQRGLKTTYYLRSRSATHVEKSTLKGTDGKLNAVSAVVTSATAAAPAAAPILVAEARKVSDATGGEAELGAAWGKACSIDDPECEACQ comes from the coding sequence ATGTCTTTGACGACCGAAACCGAAGCCCGATCATCCCGCTCGCCCGCGATTGCAGCAGGCACGCCCCGCGCTGCCGCGGAGCCGGGATACCAGCTTATCCGACGCAACGGCGCCGTGACGCCCTTCGACCCGTCGAAGATCGCCGTTGCCTTGACCAAGGCGTTCCTCGCCGTTGAGGGTTCCGGCGCGGCTGCCTCGCGCCGGGTGCACGATATCGTCGCGGATCTCACCGACCAGATCGTGGCCGCGCTGACACGACGCGTGGATGCCGGGCGCACCTTCCACATAGAGGATGTGCAGGACCAGGTTGAACTCGCCCTCATGCGCAGCGAGCACCCCAAGGTGGCGCGTGCCTATGTGCTCTACCGCGAGGAGCGCGCCCGCGAGCGTGCGCGTGCTGCCAGTGAGACAACGGTAACGGCGGCGCAGACGCGCCTTCACATGAAGAACACCAATGGCGAGCTCGTGCCGCTCGACGAGGCTCGTCTTGCCGCCATCATCGCGGAAGCCTGCGCCGGCCTCGAAGGCGTGACGCCCGAGGCGATCCTCGCGGAGGCGCGCCGCAACCTCTACGACGGCATCAGCCGGGACGAACTGGCGCTCGCGCCGATCCTCGCTGCCCGCACCCTTGTCGAGACCGAGCCGGACTATGCCAAGGTTTCCGCGCGGCTCTTGAACGACAAGCTGCGGCGCGAGGCCTTGAGTTTCGTCTTCGGCCGGGCGGAGGAGGCGACCCAGGCCGAGATGGCCGAACGCTATCCCAGCTATTTCCATGCCTATGTGAAGACCGGCATCGACAATGAGCTGCTGGATCCGGAGCTCGCGCGGTTCGACCTGACGCGTCTCGCCGCGGCCTTGAAGCCCGAGCGCGACCTGAATTTCGACTACCTCGGCTTCCAGACGCTCTACGACCGTTATTTCCTGCATGTGCGTGGCACACGCATCGAGCTGGCGCAGGCCTTCTTCATGCGCGTCGCCATGGGCGTCGCCCTGCGCGAGGTCGACCGGGAAGAGAAGGCGATTGAATTCTACAATCTCCTTTCGTCCTTCCATTTCATGTGCTCGACGCCGACGTTGTTCAACGCCGGGACGCGCCGCTCGCAGTTGGCCTCCTGCTTCCTGACCACGGTGTCGGATGACCTCGACGGCATCTTCAAGGCCATCAAGGACAATGCCTTGCTGGCCAAGTATTCCGGCGGCCTCGGCAATGACTGGACGCCGGTGCGCGGCCTCGGCGCCCATATCAAGGGCACCAACGGCGAAAGCCAGGGCGTCGTGCCCTTCCTGAAGGTGGCCAATGACACCGCCATCGCCGTCAACCAGGGCGGCAAAAGGAAGGGCGCTGTCTGTGCCTATCTCGAAACCTGGCACGTCGATATCGAGGAATTCCTCGATCTGAGGAAGAACACGGGCGACGACCGCCGCCGCACCCACGACATGAACACGGCCAACTGGGTGCCGGACCTGTTCATGCAGCGTGTTGAGGCGGACGGCCCGTGGACGCTGTTCTCGCCGGACGAGGTGCCGGATCTGCATGATCACTACGGGGCAGCCTTCCGCGACACCTATGAGGCCTACGAGGCGAAGGCTTCGCGCGGCGAGATGAAGGTGTTCAAGCAGGTTCGCGCGCTCGATCTCTGGCGGCGCATGCTGACCATGTTGTTCGAGACCGGCCACCCCTGGCTCACCTTCAAGGATCCCTGCAACATCCGCTCGCCCCAGGGGCATGCCGGCGTGGTGCATTCCTCGAACCTCTGCACCGAGATCACGCTGAACACCTCTCATGACGAGGTCGCCGTCTGCAATCTCGGCTCCGTCAATCTGGCGGTCCATGTCACGGCCACAGGCCTCGATATGGAGAAGCTGGCACGCACGATCAAAACCGCGATGCGCATGCTCGACAATGTCATCGACATCAATTTCTACACGATCCCCGAAGCGCGCCGGTCGAACCTGCGCCATCGGCCGATCGGTCTTGGCCTGATGGGCTTCCAGGACGCCTTGCAGACCCTGCGCATCCCCTATGGCTCGGAAGCGGCCGTCACCTTCGCGGACGAGAGCATGGAGGCTATCTCCTTCCACGCCATCGCTTCCTCGGTCGATCTCGCGGCCGAGCGCGGGCGCTATTCCTCCTTTGAGGGGTCGCTGTGGTCACGCGGAATCCTGCCGATCGATTCCGTCAACCTGCTCGCGGAATCGCGTGGCGTTGCACGGGGCGAAGCACTTGGCGAAGGGGTTTTCGAGCGCTCTGCGCGGCTCGACTGGGAGGGCCTGCGCCAGCGCGTGGTGACGACCGGGATGCGCAACTCCAACACGATGGCGATCGCGCCCACGGCGACGATCTCCAATATTTGCGGGGTCAGCCAGTCGATCGAGCCCGCCTACCAGAACCTCTTCGTGAAATCGAACATGTCGGGCGATTTCACCGTGGTGAACGCCGCACTGGTGCGCGACCTCAAGGCGCGGGGCCTGTGGGACGAGGTGATGGTGTCGGATCTCAAATATTTCGACGGCAGCGTCGGCCAGATCGACCGGGTGCCCGACGATCTCAAGGCGCTCTATGCGACGGCTTTCGAGATCGATTCGGCCTGGTTGATCGAGGCGGCCGCGCGCCGGCAGAAATGGATCGACCAATCGCAGTCGCTCAATCTGTATATCGCCAACCCGTCCGGGCGTAAGCTCGACACGCTCTATCGCCTGGCGTGGCAGCGCGGCCTGAAGACGACCTATTACCTGCGCTCGCGCTCCGCGACCCATGTCGAGAAGTCCACGCTGAAAGGCACGGACGGCAAGCTCAACGCGGTTTCCGCCGTTGTGACATCGGCGACAGCCGCAGCGCCCGCGGCCGCGCCGATCCTCGTCGCCGAAGCACGCAAGGTGAGCGATGCGACGGGAGGCGAGGCGGAGCTGGGGGCTGCCTGGGGCAAGGCCTGCTCGATCGACGATCCCGAGTGCGAAGCCTGCCAGTAA
- the nrdB gene encoding Ribonucleoside-diphosphate reductase subunit beta: MLDWSEPKAAAALPFQPLPSGQQPAGDATGLGAIDRGGQRVTVDDKAMINCRADVNQLLPLKYKWAWEKYLAGCNNHWMPTEVSMQADIALWKSREGLTDDERRAIKRNLGFFAASESLVANNIVLAIYRHLTNPECRQYLLRQAFEEAVHTHTFQYIVESLGLDEGELFNMYREVPSITDKAAWALKHTQHLDDPDFKTGTPAADQAFLRDLVAFYVVFEGMWFYTGFAQILSLGRRNKMVGIAEQYQYILRDESIHLNFGIDVINQIKHENPHLWTSAFQDEVRGMLREAAELEASYGRDTMPRGFLGLNAALCEQYMHFIANRRCAQLGLSPVFAETDNPFPWMSEAMDLKKEKNFFETRVIEYQNGGALSWD; encoded by the coding sequence ATGCTCGATTGGTCAGAGCCGAAGGCCGCAGCCGCGCTCCCATTTCAGCCTCTGCCGTCCGGCCAGCAGCCCGCTGGCGATGCCACCGGCCTCGGTGCCATCGATCGTGGCGGCCAGCGCGTTACCGTCGACGACAAGGCGATGATCAACTGCCGCGCCGACGTGAACCAGCTGCTGCCGCTCAAGTATAAATGGGCCTGGGAGAAGTATCTCGCCGGTTGCAACAACCACTGGATGCCGACCGAGGTCTCCATGCAGGCCGATATCGCCCTGTGGAAATCACGCGAAGGCCTGACCGATGACGAACGCCGGGCGATCAAGCGCAATCTCGGCTTCTTCGCGGCGTCCGAAAGCCTCGTGGCCAACAATATCGTGCTGGCCATCTATCGGCATCTGACCAATCCCGAATGCCGGCAATATCTGCTGCGCCAGGCCTTCGAGGAGGCGGTCCACACGCACACCTTCCAGTATATCGTGGAAAGCCTCGGCCTCGACGAGGGTGAACTGTTCAACATGTACCGGGAAGTGCCGTCGATCACCGACAAGGCGGCCTGGGCGCTGAAGCACACGCAGCATCTCGACGATCCCGACTTCAAGACCGGTACGCCAGCGGCGGACCAGGCCTTCCTGCGCGATCTCGTGGCCTTCTATGTCGTGTTCGAGGGCATGTGGTTCTATACGGGTTTCGCGCAGATTTTGTCGCTGGGGCGGCGCAACAAGATGGTCGGCATCGCCGAACAGTACCAGTACATCCTCAGGGATGAGAGTATTCACCTCAATTTCGGCATCGACGTCATCAACCAGATCAAGCATGAGAACCCGCATCTGTGGACATCGGCCTTTCAGGACGAAGTGCGCGGGATGCTGCGCGAGGCAGCTGAACTCGAGGCGTCCTACGGCCGGGACACAATGCCGCGCGGGTTCCTCGGCCTGAATGCGGCGCTCTGCGAGCAATACATGCATTTCATCGCCAACCGTCGCTGCGCCCAGCTCGGGCTGTCGCCGGTTTTCGCCGAGACGGACAATCCCTTCCCCTGGATGTCGGAGGCGATGGACCTGAAGAAGGAGAAGAACTTCTTCGAGACCCGGGTGATCGAATACCAGAACGGCGGCGCGCTGAGCTGGGATTGA
- a CDS encoding hypothetical protein (Evidence 5 : Unknown function), with product MARHGFGKGEYRYFNYPLPDLIGSIRTALYPRLAAIANEWNERMGTRPQFLRMTPLSPTWSRNERIGPFPFDPRHAVLRTWMGIEGELKLLCSAAPSGALYRLTIQERNGGAGGRNRTDTPFGTGF from the coding sequence ATGGCGCGGCATGGCTTCGGGAAAGGCGAGTATCGCTATTTCAACTATCCGCTGCCCGACCTCATCGGCAGCATCCGCACGGCGCTCTATCCGCGCCTCGCTGCCATCGCCAATGAATGGAATGAGCGGATGGGGACACGTCCGCAATTTCTCAGGATGACCCCGCTGTCACCAACTTGGTCGAGAAACGAGCGAATAGGCCCCTTCCCGTTTGATCCGAGACACGCGGTGCTTCGAACGTGGATGGGTATCGAAGGCGAACTGAAGCTCCTGTGTTCGGCAGCCCCATCGGGGGCGCTTTACCGCTTAACAATCCAGGAGAGAAATGGTGGTGCGGGTGGTCGGAATCGAACCGACACTCCTTTCGGAACCGGATTTTGA
- a CDS encoding ADA regulatory protein / Methylated-DNA--protein-cysteine methyltransferase, whose protein sequence is MNLMIETDTLRSNAQVNSNSTAVDVLSYAIADSELGKVLVARSDKGVCSILLGDNAEELAADLAERFPQSTLIASEAVVKNDVAKVLRYIAKPSEGLHLTLDMRGTPFQRRVWEKLKAIAAGRTVSYMELAKWISPLANPRAIAGACAANPIALAIPCHRVVRSNGDLAGYRWGVERKRQLIRKEAMA, encoded by the coding sequence ATGAACCTCATGATCGAGACCGACACGCTGCGCTCCAACGCGCAGGTGAATTCCAACTCAACTGCCGTCGACGTTCTCTCGTATGCGATCGCCGACAGCGAACTCGGCAAAGTGCTCGTCGCGCGCAGCGACAAGGGCGTCTGCTCGATCCTGCTCGGCGACAATGCCGAGGAGCTGGCAGCGGATCTCGCCGAACGCTTCCCGCAGTCCACGCTCATCGCGAGCGAGGCCGTGGTGAAGAACGATGTCGCGAAAGTCCTGCGCTACATCGCCAAACCTTCCGAAGGGCTTCACCTAACGCTCGACATGCGCGGCACGCCGTTCCAGCGCCGCGTCTGGGAAAAGCTGAAGGCGATCGCCGCCGGCAGGACGGTGAGCTACATGGAACTCGCCAAGTGGATCAGCCCGCTGGCGAACCCGCGCGCCATCGCCGGCGCCTGCGCCGCCAACCCGATCGCGCTGGCGATCCCGTGCCACCGTGTCGTTCGTTCCAACGGCGACCTGGCGGGCTATCGCTGGGGCGTCGAGCGCAAGCGCCAGCTGATCCGCAAGGAGGCGATGGCATGA
- a CDS encoding putative Proline hydroxylase (Evidence 3 : Putative function from multiple computational evidences): MARDRADGGSAVARQLLTREECEALTDLYYFMHQDLYGDLAFPMQVVILLAAPERDFTGGAFLLGKAILWLSRSTIGRRRARGTARANLVVASAGFIRDTAHARDHFPRREVGCGPDRRAKA, from the coding sequence ATGGCGAGAGACCGCGCTGATGGCGGTTCGGCCGTCGCCCGGCAACTGCTGACGCGCGAGGAATGCGAGGCGCTGACCGACCTGTATTACTTCATGCATCAGGATCTCTACGGCGATCTCGCGTTTCCGATGCAGGTCGTGATCCTGCTGGCCGCGCCGGAGCGGGATTTCACCGGCGGCGCGTTCCTGCTGGGCAAGGCGATACTGTGGCTTTCGCGGTCAACCATCGGCCGGCGAAGGGCGCGCGGGACGGCACGGGCGAATCTTGTCGTGGCGTCAGCCGGCTTCATTCGGGACACCGCACACGCTCGGGATCATTTTCCACGACGCGAAGTAGGATGTGGTCCCGATCGTCGCGCCAAGGCGTGA
- a CDS encoding Uncharacterized HTH-type transcriptional regulator RHOS4_30730, protein MLRSPAVRCVAGGAFTRMDPFACRIGLARKARLQAVHVDGAADADACAQRQAIDHPSCLASRDHAIHDTPLYVDVPYSLGNGMWQPRLIESARMKYLGIVEALQADIQSGRVARGERLPPQRAIAEALKVDLTTVTRAFNEARRRGLVEAQAGRGTFISEGRDGTVVAEQAPPLIDLSMNIPPQPAEADFRRAFPQGIATILGSSRGMLSLHYQASTGAEPDRQAAASWLAPRLEGVTSDRVVVTGGAQSALFAVCELLLGRGDGVAAGAMTYPGLKAVAAQKGLVLEPLAMDDEGIIPDAFAQVCRERAPKALYLIPSIDNPTTATLPEARRRALVALARQHGVAIIEDDPYAPLRPERRIALAELAGDITWHIATLSKCATPALRVAYVVAPSASQALRLAGALRATILMAPPLMSALATRWIVDGTLDQIARSIRAENVERQKLAATILGGVSFAADPHGHHLWLRLPAHWRAADFADHADRAGVSIVPSSAFAVVAHPLEAVRISLGVAPDRGALEDALTLLAGLMSQPSLAARAVV, encoded by the coding sequence ATGCTACGATCCCCGGCGGTTCGGTGCGTTGCCGGCGGTGCGTTCACGCGCATGGACCCATTTGCCTGCCGCATTGGTCTGGCGCGGAAAGCCCGCCTTCAGGCAGTCCACGTCGATGGTGCCGCCGACGCGGATGCCTGCGCTCAGCGCCAAGCGATCGATCATCCATCCTGTCTGGCTTCCCGTGACCATGCCATACATGATACGCCCCTGTATGTTGATGTGCCGTACAGTCTGGGGAACGGGATGTGGCAGCCGCGACTGATCGAAAGCGCCCGCATGAAATATCTCGGGATCGTCGAGGCGCTCCAGGCTGATATTCAATCTGGCAGGGTTGCGCGGGGGGAGCGGCTTCCGCCGCAACGCGCGATCGCGGAAGCGCTGAAGGTGGATCTCACCACGGTGACGCGCGCCTTCAACGAGGCCCGCCGACGCGGCCTCGTCGAGGCCCAGGCCGGACGCGGGACCTTCATCAGCGAGGGGCGTGACGGGACGGTCGTGGCCGAGCAGGCGCCTCCGTTGATCGATCTCAGCATGAATATCCCGCCTCAACCGGCCGAGGCGGATTTCAGAAGGGCTTTTCCCCAAGGCATCGCGACCATCCTGGGCAGCTCCCGTGGCATGCTGAGCCTGCATTATCAGGCGAGCACCGGCGCGGAGCCGGATCGCCAGGCTGCCGCGAGCTGGCTGGCACCGCGACTTGAGGGAGTGACCAGCGATCGGGTCGTGGTCACGGGGGGCGCGCAGAGCGCGCTGTTCGCCGTCTGCGAACTTCTGCTCGGTCGTGGCGATGGGGTTGCGGCCGGTGCGATGACTTATCCCGGTCTGAAGGCCGTCGCGGCGCAGAAGGGGCTCGTCCTGGAACCGCTGGCCATGGATGATGAAGGCATCATTCCCGACGCCTTCGCACAGGTATGCCGTGAAAGGGCGCCAAAGGCGCTTTATCTCATTCCCTCCATCGACAACCCCACGACCGCGACATTGCCCGAGGCGCGGCGGCGCGCGCTCGTGGCGCTGGCGCGGCAGCATGGCGTCGCGATTATTGAGGATGATCCTTACGCGCCGTTGCGGCCCGAGCGGCGCATCGCGCTCGCGGAGCTGGCGGGTGACATCACCTGGCATATCGCCACGCTGTCAAAATGCGCGACGCCGGCCTTGCGCGTGGCCTATGTGGTGGCGCCCAGCGCCTCGCAAGCGCTGCGTCTCGCCGGTGCGCTGCGCGCGACCATTCTCATGGCCCCACCCTTGATGTCGGCGCTGGCCACGCGCTGGATCGTGGACGGCACGCTCGACCAGATCGCCAGATCGATCCGCGCCGAGAATGTGGAGCGGCAGAAGCTGGCGGCAACCATTCTGGGCGGGGTGAGCTTCGCGGCGGATCCCCATGGGCACCACCTGTGGCTGCGACTGCCGGCCCATTGGCGCGCCGCCGATTTTGCGGACCACGCCGATCGCGCGGGGGTTTCGATCGTGCCGAGCTCGGCCTTCGCCGTTGTTGCTCATCCGCTCGAAGCCGTCCGGATCTCTCTCGGCGTCGCCCCCGATCGCGGCGCGCTCGAAGACGCCCTGACGCTGCTTGCCGGCCTCATGTCCCAGCCCTCTCTCGCGGCACGCGCCGTGGTGTGA
- a CDS encoding hypothetical protein (Evidence 5 : Unknown function), producing MPGDVTRQLRERDAPLGPQRRVRIILNNRDAMLPRQRHERAPPRLGQCRGRGVVDGGNEIKRLWRPFTAYLCEGVGNDAFIIHGQRFQDEPLLRRDGLQTGISHRTGRNPIATTEQKFADGEQRALRAPRDHDPIAGHSLKSRCQPARGSLAIRLRAGARLIMQAQHATGAAQDGRDALGKSPSEIRLGRLRRDIHAEIDQRRRLLGHDRPVTPLADEGPASGLGLDEAASAGLVEGARHRGEIHLQRFRDRALRRKPLPPRNPARLNISLERLDDPEIFHAGAFDQSRLPHPVPQTVRHINIQGRIMYGMVTGSQTGWMIDRLALSAGIRVGGTIDVDCLKAGFPRQTNAAGKWVHARERTAGNAPNRRGS from the coding sequence ATGCCAGGTGATGTCACCCGCCAGCTCCGCGAGCGCGATGCGCCGCTCGGGCCGCAACGGCGCGTAAGGATCATCCTCAATAATCGCGACGCCATGCTGCCGCGCCAGCGCCACGAGCGCGCGCCGCCGCGCCTCGGGCAATGTCGCGGTCGTGGGGTTGTCGATGGAGGGAATGAGATAAAGCGCCTTTGGCGCCCTTTCACGGCATACCTGTGCGAAGGCGTCGGGAATGATGCCTTCATCATCCATGGCCAGCGGTTCCAGGACGAGCCCCTTCTGCGCCGCGACGGCCTTCAGACCGGGATAAGTCATCGCACCGGCCGCAACCCCATCGCCACGACCGAGCAGAAGTTCGCAGACGGCGAACAGCGCGCTCTGCGCGCCCCCCGTGACCACGACCCGATCGCTGGTCACTCCCTCAAGTCGCGGTGCCAGCCAGCTCGCGGCAGCCTGGCGATCCGGCTCCGCGCCGGTGCTCGCCTGATAATGCAGGCTCAGCATGCCACGGGAGCTGCCCAGGATGGTCGCGATGCCTTGGGGAAAAGCCCTTCTGAAATCCGCCTCGGCCGGTTGAGGCGGGATATTCATGCTGAGATCGATCAACGGAGGCGCCTGCTCGGCCACGACCGTCCCGTCACGCCCCTCGCTGATGAAGGTCCCGCGTCCGGCCTGGGCCTCGACGAGGCCGCGTCGGCGGGCCTCGTTGAAGGCGCGCGTCACCGTGGTGAGATCCACCTTCAGCGCTTCCGCGATCGCGCGTTGCGGCGGAAGCCGCTCCCCCCGCGCAACCCTGCCAGATTGAATATCAGCCTGGAGCGCCTCGACGATCCCGAGATATTTCATGCGGGCGCTTTCGATCAGTCGCGGCTGCCACATCCCGTTCCCCAGACTGTACGGCACATCAACATACAGGGGCGTATCATGTATGGCATGGTCACGGGAAGCCAGACAGGATGGATGATCGATCGCTTGGCGCTGAGCGCAGGCATCCGCGTCGGCGGCACCATCGACGTGGACTGCCTGAAGGCGGGCTTTCCGCGCCAGACCAATGCGGCAGGCAAATGGGTCCATGCGCGTGAACGCACCGCCGGCAACGCACCGAACCGCCGGGGATCGTAG
- a CDS encoding ATP-binding cassette subfamily B protein, translated as MPTVQEGARALRRAWRFLQRKPIDLRADTIVSVFRFTGAHWAAQGRRVSAIMLFGILATAAEVLTPFFAGKLVDAIARGSFDNPATVDAAWTAFAILLTLGLGAIILRQFVMISIVKLTLRIMSDMAAETFARVQRLSTDWHANSFAGSTVRKISRGMWALDLLNDTLLVALLSSLITLIGATLLLGFTWPVMGLVVGLGSLVFIVVTCALAVGYVAPAAALSNAWDTKLGGALADAVSCNAVVKAFGAERREDTKLARVITKWRGRTRRTWNRAVTNVGLQGLMMVTMQGAILASALVLWQRGAASPGDITFVLTLFFVLQGHLRDVGMHIRHLQRSVNDMEEMVKLHEEPIGVADRPGARPAEITHGEITFDHVSFRYGTHPTPLYRDFSIRVKAGEKVGLVGHSGSGKTTFVKLVQRLYDVTGGAVLIDGQNIADMQQASLRSRIAIVQQEPILFHRSLAENIAYARPDATRDEIIAAAEQASAHAFITRLPKGYETLVGERGVKLSGGERQRVALARAFLADAPILILDEATSSLDSESEALIQQAMEKLMVGRTTLVIAHRLSTVQSLDRLLVFDAGRVVEEGSHAALIRQPAGIYRRLFERQALELTKGFEIV; from the coding sequence ATGCCGACCGTTCAAGAGGGTGCGCGCGCTCTGCGCCGCGCCTGGCGCTTTCTCCAGCGCAAACCCATCGATCTTCGTGCCGACACCATCGTGTCTGTCTTTCGCTTCACGGGCGCCCATTGGGCAGCCCAGGGGCGGCGTGTGAGCGCCATCATGCTCTTCGGCATCCTGGCGACGGCAGCCGAAGTGCTGACGCCCTTTTTCGCGGGCAAGCTCGTCGATGCGATCGCGCGCGGCTCCTTCGACAACCCGGCGACGGTTGATGCCGCGTGGACGGCCTTCGCCATCCTGCTGACGCTGGGTCTCGGTGCCATCATCCTGCGCCAGTTCGTGATGATCAGCATCGTCAAGCTGACGCTGCGCATCATGAGCGACATGGCGGCGGAGACTTTCGCGCGGGTGCAGCGGCTCTCGACGGACTGGCATGCCAACAGCTTTGCCGGCTCCACAGTACGCAAGATCAGCCGCGGCATGTGGGCGCTCGATCTGTTGAACGACACGCTCCTGGTCGCGTTGCTGTCGTCTTTGATCACCCTCATCGGCGCGACGCTCCTTCTCGGCTTCACCTGGCCGGTGATGGGCCTCGTCGTCGGGCTGGGCTCACTCGTCTTTATCGTCGTGACATGCGCTCTGGCCGTCGGCTATGTCGCGCCCGCCGCGGCACTGTCGAATGCCTGGGACACCAAGCTCGGCGGCGCCCTGGCCGATGCGGTGAGCTGCAATGCGGTGGTCAAGGCCTTCGGCGCGGAACGACGCGAAGACACCAAACTCGCGCGCGTCATCACGAAATGGCGCGGCCGCACCCGGCGCACATGGAACCGCGCCGTGACGAATGTGGGCCTGCAGGGCCTGATGATGGTCACCATGCAGGGCGCCATTCTGGCCTCGGCGCTTGTTCTGTGGCAGCGCGGCGCGGCGAGCCCAGGCGACATCACCTTCGTGCTCACGCTGTTCTTCGTGCTGCAGGGCCATCTGCGCGACGTCGGCATGCATATCCGCCATCTCCAGCGGTCGGTGAACGACATGGAGGAAATGGTGAAGCTGCACGAGGAGCCGATCGGCGTGGCGGACCGCCCCGGCGCGCGGCCGGCCGAGATCACGCACGGCGAGATCACTTTCGACCATGTCTCGTTCCGCTATGGCACGCATCCGACCCCGCTCTACCGGGATTTCTCGATCCGCGTGAAGGCAGGCGAGAAAGTCGGCCTTGTCGGCCATTCCGGCTCCGGCAAGACGACCTTCGTCAAGCTGGTGCAGCGCCTTTACGACGTGACGGGCGGCGCCGTGCTGATCGACGGGCAGAACATCGCCGATATGCAGCAGGCGAGCCTGCGCAGCCGCATAGCCATCGTGCAGCAGGAGCCCATCCTGTTTCACCGGTCGCTCGCGGAGAACATCGCCTATGCGCGCCCGGACGCAACCCGCGATGAAATCATCGCCGCAGCCGAGCAGGCAAGCGCGCATGCCTTCATCACGAGGCTGCCGAAAGGCTATGAAACCCTGGTGGGCGAGCGCGGCGTCAAGCTGTCGGGCGGTGAGCGCCAGCGGGTGGCGCTCGCCCGGGCCTTCCTCGCGGATGCGCCCATCCTGATCCTCGACGAGGCCACCTCAAGCCTCGATTCGGAGAGCGAGGCGCTGATCCAGCAGGCGATGGAGAAGCTGATGGTCGGGCGCACGACGCTCGTCATCGCGCATCGTCTCTCGACAGTGCAGTCCCTCGACCGGCTTCTTGTATTCGACGCCGGCCGGGTGGTGGAGGAAGGCAGCCATGCCGCGCTCATCCGTCAACCGGCCGGCATCTATCGCCGCCTCTTCGAGAGACAGGCGCTGGAACTGACCAAGGGATTTGAAATCGTCTGA
- a CDS encoding hypothetical protein (Evidence 5 : Unknown function), producing the protein MSVVSHSGMLVPQDLAGFKPKLGVTGSFDRRLVDLHQSSRPFGSLWTSIVSIADESIIISEQ; encoded by the coding sequence GTGAGCGTAGTTTCTCATAGTGGCATGTTGGTGCCACAGGATTTGGCCGGCTTCAAGCCGAAACTGGGTGTCACTGGCTCTTTTGATCGCCGACTGGTGGATTTGCATCAGTCGTCCCGGCCGTTCGGCTCCTTGTGGACGAGTATTGTCAGCATTGCTGATGAGTCTATCATTATAAGTGAACAATAA